In Candidatus Dormiibacterota bacterium, the DNA window GGGATGGCCGGGCCGGTCCAACGCGGACGCTCGGTCGCGACCGGTACGGGCGTAAAGATCGCTCGCATGGGCAGCCGGCGTTCGGACGGGTTGAACGGCGTTGGGGCCGCGACCGGCATTGCGCTGCCGATCCGCACCTCTACCACGCGCCGGCGGGGATCGTAGCGAACCTGCGCCCCGAGCGCACGTAGAATCGGCGCGATCGGAATATAGGCCCGATCGAGGGCGTCCGGCATGCGCGCAAGCATGCGAATCCGCACCGTTCTGCTGCCGCGTTGGAGAACGAGTACGCCGCGATCGCTCCAGACGCGGGCCGCCAGCGCGGTCGCGAACGGTCGGACCGGCGCCAGCGTGCGACCGCGAGCTAGGTAGGGTTGGATATACGCCGCCACGGGAGCGCCGTTGATGAGGATCGTTACTGCCTTAGGGGGTGGGAATACCGCCACAACTTCGCGATATACCGCATCGGATGAAGCGACTCTTTTCTACCCTGCGCGAAGCGGGGGTCCGTTTCTCGCGCGACGGATGCGCCTTTCTCGCTCAGGCGGTCGCTTTCAACGCGCTCTTTGCCCTGTTTCCGCTCGTGGTGCTGGTAGTAACGCTCGCCTCGTATATCTATCCCAACGCCGAGCAGCGCGTGCTGGTATTCTTCGACTCGGTGATGCCCGCGTTACACGATTTCATCGCCGCGAATCTCCAGTCGTATATTTACGGACGCGGCATATCGAGCCTCATCGCACTCGTTTTCATCCTCTGGTCCGGGAAAAATCTCTTTATGGGGATCACGGTCGCGCTCGACCGCTCGCTCAACGTGCCCAAGGGGCGGCCCTTCTTCCATAGCGTCCTGCTCTCGATCGTTATGCTTCCGGCGATCGGAACGCTATTGATTATTGCGATGGCACTCCCGATATCGCTCTCGATCGTCATGGCGATCGCCAATATCAGCGATCGGCAGAACCTCACGCATTTCTCCGCCTACCTGATCTCGATCGTGTTGGTGTTCGTTATCTCGATGGCGCTCTATCGTTTTTTGCCCAACAAAAAACTCACCTGGAGCTTCGCTCTTCCGGGGGCTTCCGTAACCGCGCTTTCCTGGCCGGTGCTGCAGTTCGCGTTCACGCAATACACGCTGCACGTGCCGTTCTCGCATATTTACGGTGCGCTATCGGTGCCGTTGGTTTTGCTGCTCTGGTTCTACGTGATCGGCTCGATTTTTCTCTACGGCGCCGAGTTTTGCGCGGCATGGGCAGCGCGTAATCGCGGCGGCACGAGTATTCTCGATGAGGTAGGCGCCCTCACGGCGTCCCCCATCGCTATGGAGCGACAATAACCTATGCGATTAGTCTTTATTCATGGCGCCGGATGCACGGGCGAGGTATGGGAGGCACAGCGACGCTCGTTTCCCGAATCGATCGCCCCGTCGCTCCCCGGCCACGGGAAACCCGGCTCGCCCGACACGATCGAGGCGTTCGCGGATGCCATCGAGCGCGAACTCGAAAATCACGAAGTCGGCGAGGCGGTCCTGTGCGGCAACTCGATGGGCGGAGCCGTCGCGCTGCAGATCGCGCTACGCCAGAATCCGCGCGTTCGCGGCATCGTCCTCGTTGATTCCGGGGCGAAGCTGCGGGTCGCGCCCGAAATTTTCGACGCCCTCGAGGATGATTTCCCAGCCGCCACGCACATGCTGGCCGGATATTTCTTCGCCAACCCGACGCCGGAGCGGACCGCCGCCGCGGTTGCCATGCTCGCGGGGGTAGGGCAGGCTCAGACGATTCGCGATTTCCGCGCTTGCGATGCCTTCGATGCAAGCGGACGTCTGGCAAATATCAGCGTCCCCACCCTGGCGATTTGCGGTGAAAAAGATGTGATGACGCCGCCGAAATTCGCACAATTTATCGCCGACCGGGTTCCGGGCGCGAAAGCGCGAATACTCGCCGATACCGGGCATCTCGCCATGGTCGAGAACCCGGCCGAAACGAACGCTGCATTGCGTGCGTTCGTTACCATGATCGATTCAGACTAA includes these proteins:
- a CDS encoding alpha/beta hydrolase; the protein is MRLVFIHGAGCTGEVWEAQRRSFPESIAPSLPGHGKPGSPDTIEAFADAIERELENHEVGEAVLCGNSMGGAVALQIALRQNPRVRGIVLVDSGAKLRVAPEIFDALEDDFPAATHMLAGYFFANPTPERTAAAVAMLAGVGQAQTIRDFRACDAFDASGRLANISVPTLAICGEKDVMTPPKFAQFIADRVPGAKARILADTGHLAMVENPAETNAALRAFVTMIDSD
- a CDS encoding YihY/virulence factor BrkB family protein; this encodes MKRLFSTLREAGVRFSRDGCAFLAQAVAFNALFALFPLVVLVVTLASYIYPNAEQRVLVFFDSVMPALHDFIAANLQSYIYGRGISSLIALVFILWSGKNLFMGITVALDRSLNVPKGRPFFHSVLLSIVMLPAIGTLLIIAMALPISLSIVMAIANISDRQNLTHFSAYLISIVLVFVISMALYRFLPNKKLTWSFALPGASVTALSWPVLQFAFTQYTLHVPFSHIYGALSVPLVLLLWFYVIGSIFLYGAEFCAAWAARNRGGTSILDEVGALTASPIAMERQ